Part of the Deinococcus sp. LM3 genome is shown below.
AATATGCACAGTATCTCAGTTGGGTGTTGAACAAGCTCGCCCCCAACGTGCGTTACTCTGCCGAAGTCACCAATCTTGACAAGGTGTGCCTGCCTGAGCACGGAGAAGTCCTCCAGGTCACCTATCAAGACCCCCAGGGCCGCCGCTCCATCGAGTACACGCGGAATATTTACCTCGCGGCAGGAAAAACGCCCTTTGTTCCTGAACACTTGCAAGTCGCTGGCGGGGAGCAGGTGTGGCACACCTCGCACTTCAGCACGGCACTTGCGCACATCCGCAAACACCCGGCGCCCCGGGTGGCGGTGGTCGGCAGTGGCCAAAGTGCAGTTGAAGCACTCCTGACATTGCAAGACGCCTGTCCAGATCTCGAGTTGCACGCCATCTCTCGGGGCCAGCTGTTCCGCGCGGTTGATGCCAATCCGTATGTCAACGGCTTTTACACGTGGGAAAGTGAGCAACGTTTCCACCAGGCAGATCAGGCGTGGCGAGGGCAGGTCCGGGCCGAGCTGTCAAACTCAAACTACGGTGTCGCTGACGTCCGGCTGCTCAATGAGTTGGCCCGACGTGACTATGACGATCGCATCCTTGGTCGCCAACGCTTGCACCGACATTCCCACTGCGAAATTCTGGCCATCGATGAGGAGTCGTGCCTGCTGACTGTGACGCTGCAGGACAGGCAGATTGGTGGTCGACGCGTGCTCAACGTCGATTTTATCGTCTTTGCGACGGGGTATCACTCCGACAACATCAGGGACCTAACAGCTCCAGTCGAATCCTGCGT
Proteins encoded:
- a CDS encoding SidA/IucD/PvdA family monooxygenase, which produces MTPHPSPKEIVIYDLIGIGLGPAQLSFLIACAEQSELAGWKMLHLERGASFSWHAGMRTAYSMIQMSYLKDLVTLRNPQSAFTYISFLHDQGRLQQAANLNDYTPSRFEYAQYLSWVLNKLAPNVRYSAEVTNLDKVCLPEHGEVLQVTYQDPQGRRSIEYTRNIYLAAGKTPFVPEHLQVAGGEQVWHTSHFSTALAHIRKHPAPRVAVVGSGQSAVEALLTLQDACPDLELHAISRGQLFRAVDANPYVNGFYTWESEQRFHQADQAWRGQVRAELSNSNYGVADVRLLNELARRDYDDRILGRQRLHRHSHCEILAIDEESCLLTVTLQDRQIGGRRVLNVDFIVFATGYHSDNIRDLTAPVESCVATPGQQLTPHPAAACHILIAGQNGPSSGLAEETITSLALRAGAHVSLLLHLNAHRLSPGPGVQRRPSEEAHPTGQVLVPS